The Roseofilum capinflatum BLCC-M114 genome contains the following window.
GAGTACGTCGGAGTCGAGTTTACCGGGGCGCTGGGTGATCAGTCCGACTCCTAAACCAAATTTACGCCCTTCGCTGAGGATGGTTCGTAGCATGGCTTTACACCGGGAGGGTTCGTGAGCGGGGGCGAAGCGATGGGCTTCTTCGAGGAGGATGAAGACGGGGAAGGGAAGATAGTTGTCATCGTCGGGGAGGAGGTTTTGTTTTTGCGTGTTCATCCGCGCTTGATAGCTTTGGCGCAGGAGAGCGGCGCAGATGACTTGTTGTTCTTCTTGGGGGATTTCGTTCATTTGCAGAACGGTGACTTGTCCGGGTTCAAACAGGTTTTGGGGGGTGAGGTGTTTGTAGGCGTGGAAATGGGGCGATCGCTCTAACCGTTCGAGTTTCCATTCTAGAGCGGGCGCTGAAGTTCCCACTTTTTCGTTCCCTTCGTCGTCGGTTTGGCGATCGGCTTCATAAACGGCGGCGATCAGGTCTTGTACATCCCACCGATATTCGGAGTTTTTGTGCTTTTTGAGGATGTTGAAGGCTTTGCTGAGGATGGACTGTTGGCGATCGCTCATCGTCGGCAACAGCATCAAAATATCGTAGTAGTCCAAAGACGACAGCCGAATATGCACGTCTTCTGGCAGCAAAATTTTCACTTGGGGACTATAGCCATCTTCGCCGCGAAATGCGCCATGGCCTTGTAAGTCGGCTAAGGTTCCATACTCTCCGTGGGGGTCGAAAATTAAGACGGGGGCGCGGTTATGGGGGGCGAGAAATTCTTCAATCAGTACCCCAGCCGTGTAGGATTTACCGGAACCCGTGCCCGCAAGAATGGCTAAGTGGGTACTGACTAATTCTTTCACATCTAA
Protein-coding sequences here:
- a CDS encoding ATP-binding protein, encoding MTQVQDSPEFPPTLSSPIIGTVKGPGETGNQYVFITTNNRQVKIGEFVYYSLVSGDREREILGKISKISLIDHLPDRIFADPETSPEAIAALVGFTDKNPELYEVTVDVIGYFHPNLGFLNPRQSPNPGAKVMLASDRLLQSAINRKQQAEVGSAHMGSILLRPGGNVPVVLDVKELVSTHLAILAGTGSGKSYTAGVLIEEFLAPHNRAPVLIFDPHGEYGTLADLQGHGAFRGEDGYSPQVKILLPEDVHIRLSSLDYYDILMLLPTMSDRQQSILSKAFNILKKHKNSEYRWDVQDLIAAVYEADRQTDDEGNEKVGTSAPALEWKLERLERSPHFHAYKHLTPQNLFEPGQVTVLQMNEIPQEEQQVICAALLRQSYQARMNTQKQNLLPDDDNYLPFPVFILLEEAHRFAPAHEPSRCKAMLRTILSEGRKFGLGVGLITQRPGKLDSDVLSQCMSQFLLRIINPVDQDSLKHGVEAAGRDLLNELPALTKGQAIIAGACVNTPVLCRIRQRLTRHGGDTLNAPELWQHYFQKDQQQQRQASAAPPAKREAPQVFNGRSID